The genomic DNA TTCTGGAACGGCTTCAGCAGCAGGGTATTGACCCCGAATTTCTGAGTGCCGAATCTTGCCGATCGCGCATCCTTGCCATCCTGGAGGGACAACTTCCCCCCGGACTGATTCCGGATCTCTCGCTGCCCAGCCTCACCCTCGCCTCTCAGCAAAATTCGGACTACCAGGCGATCGCCGCCAAGCCGCTATTCCATACCGAAATTTACCCGGAAGGAAGGGCTTACCGGATCGATCGCGCCCAGCTTGACTTAATCGATCGCTACTATCAATCGCTGTTCATCAACACTCATCAGCCGATGAACCTTCCCTATGCGATCGGGCTAGATGTAATAGTTTGATTCGCTTTATTTCTCGCCTGATTTTTCGCTTTGTTTCCGCTACTCAGCCTGATTTCGATCGGCAAGAACGGCAACAGGTTCTACTGGAGATCCTTCCTGCCACCCATTGCCCTTGCGGAACTGGGACAAAAGCTGATCTCGCTGGTTAATCAGATAAATACTCACTAGAGTCAGCCCGACGCCGAACCACTGGACGGGATTCAGCACCTCGTCTAGGAACAGATTGCCAAACAGCAGCGCAAAGACGGGGGTGAGGAAGGTGAGCGAACTGAGGCTCGTTAAACTACCGCTGGAGGCGAAATAGAAAAACAGGCCGTAGGCGATCGCGCTGCCAAAAATCGTGGAGTAGGACAGCGAAAGCCAGTCTGAAAAGCCCAACTGCGACCACTGGTTCACCTCCAGCAGTCCGGAACCGAGGAACAGCGGCAGACCGCCCAGAATCATGTGCCAGCCCGTTGCCGTCACTGGATCGACGTAGCGGCAGACATATCGCACCATTACCGTTCCCACCGCCATCGAAAGCGCTGCCAGCAGCATCAGCCATTGTCCGTTTTGCAAAAGCTGCTCGATCGCAAATGATCCCGATTCGGCAACAGTGCCCGGATGCAGCAGGTTAGAAATCCATTCCGGCGGCAGACCCAGCAGGCTAATTCCCAGGACGCCAAACCCTAACCCAATCCAGCCCCACAGCCCCACCTGTTCACCAAACAGCCACCGTGCCATTAGTGCGACCGCTAACGGCTGCGAGTCGATCATCACCGAACCCAATCCCGCTCCGGTACGCGTCAGCCCTTCCGCTAGAAATCCTTGAAATAGGGTGCCGTCTACCAGCCCGAATAGCGCAATCCAGAGCCATGCCAGCCAGCCCTTTGGCTGAGGTCGTCCCATAAACAAACCCGCCAGCAAAATCAGCATTCCGGCAGGCACCAGCCTTACCCCTGCCATAAACAGCGGCGTGGTGTGGGGAATCGTTCCCTTCATTGCTACCATTGCCGTTCCCCAGAGGAAGAAGGGCGCAATCAGCAAAATCGAAGCAAAGGGTAGACGAGACTCGGTGAGCTTGATTTGCATGAGGGGCAGGCGGATAGGGTTTCAATTATTTTAATCAATTATTGAGTTCTGTTAAGAATTCTTATCAGAAAGTCTGATTTGTGGAGGAGGCGATCGTCGGGGAGTTCGGATAGAAAAAG from Leptolyngbya ohadii IS1 includes the following:
- a CDS encoding DMT family transporter, translated to MQIKLTESRLPFASILLIAPFFLWGTAMVAMKGTIPHTTPLFMAGVRLVPAGMLILLAGLFMGRPQPKGWLAWLWIALFGLVDGTLFQGFLAEGLTRTGAGLGSVMIDSQPLAVALMARWLFGEQVGLWGWIGLGFGVLGISLLGLPPEWISNLLHPGTVAESGSFAIEQLLQNGQWLMLLAALSMAVGTVMVRYVCRYVDPVTATGWHMILGGLPLFLGSGLLEVNQWSQLGFSDWLSLSYSTIFGSAIAYGLFFYFASSGSLTSLSSLTFLTPVFALLFGNLFLDEVLNPVQWFGVGLTLVSIYLINQRDQLLSQFRKGNGWQEGSPVEPVAVLADRNQAE